The genomic window ATTTATTCTTTTTCACGTCCAAAACGTTCAAAAACATTTACATAAGTGTTAAACGTCGTTTTGTGCTTATTGTAAAAAGCAGTGTCTTTATTGTCTTGCATTACATGAAGTAAACTTCTGTATCGCTCGATATCTGTAATAATATCTACTGCTAAATCGGTTTGGTCAGACGGAGTAAGCGTACTGTAATAGTTCAAGTTCTCTTTATATTTTTGAACTAATTTATTTAAAAGATCTTGTGCTTTAGCTTTTTCTCCAACTCTATAATAACCATCCGCAAAAGGCTCGACTAACGAATAATATCCAAATTTGTCCAACGGCATTTTAGTTATCGCCAAATTGATTACATTTTTGGCCTTATCAATTTTACCTTCTTCAATAAGCTGATTCATCAATCTAGAAAGATTAGTACGGTATGTAATACTGTTTCTTCTAGTTTCAGGGTCGTGGTAAATTTTTTCACTTTCGCTATTGCCCCAATCCCATTTCATTACAATATCATAAGTCTTATCTGCATCAATTTGCCCCATATCCAATGGACCGCCATCTTTAGAAGGTGTGTTTTTTACAGGAACTAATTTGTAAACCATTCCGTCCAATTGCAGATAATCTTTCAGCCATAAATAATCTTCATCGTCAAATGCGCCGCCACTAAAATAAATTGGTCTTTTCCAATTGTTATTAGCTAAGATGTCAAGCATCATTAAACGGTTTTTGTATAAAGCACTTCCTTTAATATCAATATCCAAATATGGAACGATAGAATCGTAATATTTAGGGTTAACTACTTTATTCTGAATAATAGTTTTTTTATCAACATTCACTCTAATTTTATTCGTTGGATAGAAATGAATGGTTTGCCCATTTTGTAAACCAACAGTTGATTTAGGATTTTTGATGAAATCAATAAAATCTTTAATGTTCCAACGAGTGTCAATTTTTTGAATGTACGCAGTGTAGTCCAGTTTATCTCCCACATATTGATCGTGTGTAAAAGAAATTGGAAGTGCATTCGATTCATAAGATTTGGCTTTCATCTGGTCAATGTACCAATCTGTCATAAATAAACTTGTATTTACGATCTTAACATCTGTCCTAAAATGTTCGATTTCCTGTGCATACCAAAGCGGGAATGTATCATTATCTCCAATGGTAAATAAAATAGCATCTTTATCACAAGAACTTAAATACGCCTTCGCCATTGATACCGCAGTATATCTTCCTGATCTATCGTGATCATCCCAGTTTTGGGCAGCCATTAAAATAGGGGCAGCTAATAAACTTCCTGCTATAATAACTGGGCCTGCGATTTTTGGAGCTAGATATTTCTGAATACTTTCATAGAGCGAATACACTCCAAATCCGATCCAGATTGCAAAAACATAGAAGGATCCAACAAGTGCATAATCTCTTTCACGAGGTTCAAATGGTCTTTCATTTAAATATATTTTTAATGCAATTCCTGTAAATAAGAATAACGCCAAAAGAACATAGAAACTTTTTAAGTCTTTATTTGCGTGGTACATTAAACCAATCAAACCTAAAATAAATGGTAAGAAATAATAAGCATTACGTCCTTTATTATTTAAAACATCTGAAGGTAAATTATCTTGAGATCCTAAATGAACAGAATCTAAAGGTTTAATGCCGCTGATCCAGTTTCCGTCTAAATTATCATATTTTCCTTGAATGTCATTTTGACGTCCAACAAAGTTCCACATCAAATATCTCCAATACATATATCCAAATTGATATTCGAACATAAAGCTAAAATTATCAGCGGTAGTTGGTTTTTCGATAATTAAATAATCCTTATAGCTTCTTAAGAACTTAACATATCCTTCATTGTCAATTTGTTTTTGAGCGTAAGCATGTCTAAATTCTGAAACCGTTTTTTCAACTTCATTACGCAATTGAGCGGTAGCCTTATTGTATTCATCTTCACTCAATTGACTTGGGTCGATTCCGTATTTGGCTAAATCTTCTTCATAATCATAATTAGGGTTAATTTTGAATTTAGGAGGATTTGTAAAGTTGATATAATTTTGAATATGAGGTGTATCTGTACTCCACATTCTAGGCAAAATAGTTTTCTGATTATCGTCAGAATTTTGCTCTGCATTTTTATAATTATTGGTAATGATATATTTACCAGTTTTATAATCTCTTTCGTAGTTTGGTTTTTTATCTAAATAAGGCGTTTTTGCATCAAGCCCAGAAAAAACTTCTGTGTATTGAGGCCCGTAGAACAACGGATTAACACCATATTGCTCACGATTGTAATACGCTAAAACCTCAGTAGCGTCCGAAGGTTTGTTTTCGTTAATAACAGTATTAGCATTTGCACGTACAGGAAGCATCATCCAAGTTGAGAAACCAATCAGGATGAATAAAATACATAATATAATAGTGTTGTAAAATATTAAGCCTTTTTGCTTGGTGAATTTTAAGCCAAAATAGAAGAAGGCAATAAACAACAAAGCAACAAATATAGTTCCCGAATTAAAAGGAAGTCCCATACTGTTTACCATAAAAACTTCAGTCTTTCCAAAGAAAGCCATGGTTAATGGAAGAAGTAATTTGAAAATAAACAACAAAATTCCGATAACGACTACATTAGCAATCAAAAAGTTCTTAATAGTAACTTTTTCGTAGTGTTTGAAATAATATAAGAATCCGATTGAAGGAATAGTTAAAAGGGCCATAAAGTGAACTCCAAAAGAAAGTCCAACAACAAGAGAAATGATTAACAGCCACTTGTTTCCTCTTGGTTTGTCCATATCTTGTTCCCAGCGTAAACCAAGCCAGAAAAGCAGAGCAATTAATAAAGAAGCCATAGCATAAACCTCGGCTTCTACAGCATTAAACCAGAAACTGTCTGAAAATGTATAAGCTAAAGCCCCAACAAAAGAGCTTCCTAAGATAACAATCGAATTATTTTGATCAATTTCTGCAAATCGCGCTACAATCTTCTTTAAGATCATAGATGACGACCAGAACAGAAATAATATAGTGAAAGCGCTAGAGAAAACAGACATCATGTTAACCATTAGAGCAACATGCTGTGCATCTATTGCGAACATTGCAAAAAATGCACCCATCATTTGATAAAGCGGAGCTCCTGGTGGATGGCCTACTTCTAGTTTGGCAGCGGTAGCAATATATTCTCCGCAATCCCAAAAGCTCATTGTAGGTTCAACTGTTAAAGTGTAGGTAATTAAAGCGATTGCAAATGCAAACCAACCAATAATTGTATTCCATTTATTGAAATTGAATTGTGCCATATTTAGGTGTTAAAAATTTGAAAGTTTTCTATCCTACAAAGAAAATGTTTTTTTATGTAAAGAAACGAGCATTAACAAAAAAATCTATAAAACTATCTTTGAATAGTAAGGTATTGTGTATTAGATGCTTCTGATATTTAGAAAGATTTTCAAATAAAAAAAAGCAAAAAAAATGATTTTTTTTACTCAAAAAGTTTGCACAAACTAAATAAAGCCTTAAATTTGCACTCGCTTAACAGCACTGCTGGTCTATGGTGTAATGGTAACACAACTGTTTTTGGTGCAGTCTTTCTAGGTTCGAGTCCTAGTAGACCAACATAAAGCCTCTCAGAAATGAGAGGCTTTTTTTATGCAAAAAAAAATGCTTTGAAATTTGCATAAACTAAATAAAGTTATAATTTTGCACCCGCTTAACAGCATTGCTGGTCTATGGTGTAATGGTAACACAACTGTTTTTGGTGCAGTCTTTCTAGGTTCGAGTCCTAGTAGACCAACATAAAGCCTCTCAGAAATGAGAGGCTTTTTTTATGGGGTTAATTCAAATTGGTAATTTTAATGTTTTATCTATATAATGGATTGAAAAAAAAGCTTCTCATTGAGAAGCTTTTTGGTTTTTGGTATTATTTAAATCTTCAAAGTAATTACAGGTTTCACAGCATGATTGACTAATCCTTCGCTTATGCTTCCGTTAAAAAAATGCGCAAAACCAGTTCTGCCATGTGTGCACATTCCAATTATATCTGCATTTATTTTGTTGGAGAAATTAATAATTCCTTTTTCGATATTGGTGTCGTTATAAATTTGGGTTGTGTAATTGCTGATGTTAAATTGAGAAACAAATTCGTTCATCGCCTCCTCGCTAATGTGGGTTGGTTTAAAGCTGTTGGGTGTGCAAATTGTTACTAAATGTAGTTTTGATTCAAATAGTTTAGAGAGATTTAAAAGTTTTTCGAAAGGTTTTTTAGCTTCTTCTGAAAAGTCAGAAGCGAAAACAATATTAGAAGCATTGAAATTTGAGATATTTTTTTTGATGACTAAAACAGGTATTTCTGAATTTCGTACAACCTTTTCTGTGTTGGAGCCAATTAATAATTCTTCAACGCCAGAAGAGCCGTGAGATCCCATTACAATTAAATCGACGTCATAATCTTTACTTATTTGTGTAATACCGTGAATTGGTTTGTCCATTTTTACAACTTCAGTAACTGATATTTCGTTCAAATATTCTCTTGAAGCTGCTTCGTCAAGCATTTCGTTGGCTTTTTTCATAAAAAGCATGCTTTCCGGAATGCTGACACCGCCCATTATGGCATCATTTGATTGATGCGGTAATTCTAGCATGTGAAGAAGAATGATTTCGGAGTTGTTCCTTTTAGCAATTTGCGCGGCGACTTTTAAGGCGTCTTCTGCATGTTCTGAAAAATCCGTAGGTACTAAAATTCGTTTCATAGTTTTGAGGGTTAATGATATGAATAATTCGCTATTTTAATGCTCTTATAAAGATAAGAAATATTTTTAGAGCAATCTATTTATTTGATTTATAAAAAAATCACTATATTTGCACTGTTATTTATTAAAATCTAAATAATGAGGGGACTAAATGTCCCCTCTTTTTATAAAATTATGACATTTAAAGAAAAAGTAAACGGATTAATTACAGAAGCTCTTCTGGAAAAACCATCAATCTTTTTGATCGATTTGGCGGTTTCGGATTCTTTTAAAATTAGTGTTGGTTTAGACGGGGATAATGGAGTGGCGCTTCAGGATTGTATTGATATTAGTCGTGCAATCGAAAATAATCTTGATCGTGGAGAGCAGGATTTTTCGCTTGAAGTGGCATCGGTAGGAGTAGGATCACCTTTAAAATTAGTAAGACAATACAAGAAAAATATTGGTAGAACGCTGATTGTTACTACAAATACTGAAAAAATCGAGGCAGAATTGATAGAAGCTAATGATGTTTTTATAATTTTGTCTTGGAAAGCAAGAGAACCGAAAAAAGTAGGAAAAGGAAAAGAAACAGTTCAAAAAGAGCAACAAATACCTTATATAGAAATTAAAGAGGCAGTTGTTACGGTAACATTTTAATTTTAATTAAAAAATTCGCATGGAAAATTTAGCATTAATCGATTCATTCTCAGAGTTTAAAGATAATAAACTTATTGATCGTGTAACGCTTATGGCAATTTTAGAGGACGTATTTAGAAATGCATTAAAGAAAAAATACGGTTCAGATGAAAATTTCGATATCATTATAAATCCTGATAAAGGAGATATGGAAATTTGGAGAAGAAGAGTAATTGTTGCTGATGAGGATCTTGATTTTGAAAATGAGGAAATTACATTGACTGAAGCAAGAAAAATTGAAGCGGATTTTGAAATTGGAGAAGAGGTTTCTGAAGAAGTAAAATTGATTGATTTAGGAAGAAGAGCTATTTTAGCGCTTCGCCAAAATTTAATATCAAAAATTCATGAGCACGATAATACAAACTTGTACAAACAATTTAAAGATATTATCGGTGATATTTATACAGCAGAAGTACATCACGTACGTCCTAGAGTAGTTATCTTAGTTGATGATGAAGGAAATGAAATTGTTCTTCCAAAAGAAAAGCAAATTCCTTCTGACTTTTTCCGTAAAGGAGATAATGTTCGCGGGATCATTGAAAGCGTGGAATTAAAAGGAAATAAACCTCAAATTATTATGTCTAGAACTTCAGAAAAGTTCTTGGAAAAATTATTTGAGCAAGAAATTCCAGAGGTTTTTGACGGGTTAATTACAGTTAAAAATGTAGTTCGTATTCCTGGTGAAAAAGCAAAAGTAGCTGTTGATTCTTATGATGATAGAATTGATCCAGTTGGAGCTTGTGTGGGTATGAAAGGTTCTCGTATTCATGGAATTGTTCGTGAATTAGGAAATGAAAATATTGACGTAATCAATTACACAAACAACATTCAGTTGTTTATTACAAGAGCTTTAAGCCCTGCTAAAGTTTCTTCTATTAAAATAGATGAAGAAACGAAAAGAGCTGAAGTTTTCTTGAAATTAGAAGAAGTTTCTAAAGCAATTGGTAGAGGCGGTCACAATATCAAATTAGCAGGTCAATTGACAGGTTATGAATTAGATGTTATTCGTGAAGGAGATGTTGCCGGTACTGTTGCAGATGAAGATGATGTTGAATTAACAGAGTTTTCAGATGAAATTGAAGAATGGGTAATTGAAGAGTTTGCTAAAATAGGTTTAGATACTGCAAAAAGTATCTTGAAACATGAAGTAGAAGATTTAGTAAGAAGAACAGATTTAGAAGAGGAAACAATTCTAGATGTTATGAAAATACTGAAAGAAGAGTTTGACAGCTAAGAGATAGCTGAGTATCTGCTCTAACAACACAACGAAAAAGGTAATAATAAAAAGGTTATATGTCTGAAGAGAGAGTAATAAGAATAAATAAGGTTTTAAGGGAATTAAATATTTCGTTAGAAAGAGCTGTAGATTATCTAAAAGATAAGGGAATTGCTATTGATGCAAATCCTAATGCAAAAATTTCTGACAGTGAATTTAATATCCTTCAAAGTCAATTTGCGGGCGATAAGGGGAATAAGGAGGCTTCTAAAGAGGTTGGAGAAGAGAAAAGAAAAGAAAAAGAAGCTTTACGTGTAGAGCGCGAAAAAGAAATTGAAGACAAACGCAGACAAGAAGAGGAGCGTCAAAAACAACAGGAAATAATTAAAGCGAGAGCTGTCGTTACAGGGCCTGTACAAGTTGGTAAAATCGACTTGAATCCAAAAAAACCTGCAATTACTCCTTCTGAAGAAACAGTAAAGGCTGAAGAGCCAAAACCTGTTGTTGCGCCTGAGCAAACAGAAAAACCTGTTCAGAGTGAAACTGTGAAATCTGAACCAGTTGTATCGCAGCCGGTTTTGGAAACAAAAAAAGCAGAACAACCTATTATTACTGAGAAAAAAGAAGTTAAAGCAGAGTCTTCTAAAGCTGCACAGGAGCCAATCGTGTCTACTGATCCAGCAACTTCAGAAGAAACAATTACTACTCAATATCAAAAACTTTCAGGAACAACTCTTACAGGTCAGACAATTGATTTATCTCAATTTAATAAACCTAAGAAAAAGAAAGAAGATCCTAAAGCGGCTCAAAATAAGCCTGGAACTCCTGGAGTTGGTGGTAATAACGCGAATAAAAATAAGCGTAAAAGAATTGCGCCTAAACCGGGTACTCCTGGAGCGCCAAAACCTGCAACAGGCAATAATACGCCAGGAACACCAAATCCAAACAAAATTACTCCAAACAATAATGGTGGAGGGTTTAATGCAAACAGAAGTTCTAGACCTGGTTTTGTAAAAGGAAACCGTCCAGCGATTGTAGCTAAAGTTGAGCCGACAGAAGAAGAAGTAAAAAACCAAATTAGAGAAACTCTTGAAAAACTTCAAGGTAAAGGAGGAAAATCTAAAGCGGCTAAATATAGAAGAGATAAAAGAGAAACACACCGTCAGAAATCTGATGATGAGCAAAGAGCACTTGACGAAGGAAGTAAAACTATTAAAGTTACGGAATTCGTTACTGTAGGTGAAATTGCAATCATGATGGATGTGCCGATTACTAAAGTAATTGGAACTTGTATGTCTCTTGGTATCATGGTAACCATGAATCAGCGTCTTGATGCTGAGACTTTAACTATCGTTGCAGATGAGTTTGGTTATGATGTAGAATTTATTACAGTGGATATCGAAGAAGCGATTGAAGTTGTAGAAGATAGAGAAGAAGATTTAGTAACAAGAGCGCCAATTGTTACTGTAATGGGTCACGTTGACCACGGTAAAACATCTTTACTGGATTATATTCGTAAAGAAAATGTTATCGCTGGTGAATCTGGAGGTATTACGCAGCACATTGGAGCATATGGAGTTACTTTAGATAATGGTCAAAAAATAGCTTTCCTAGATACTCCTGGTCACGAGGCGTTTACCGCGATGCGTGCACGTGGAGCTCAAGTTACAGATATTGCTATTATTGTAATTGCTGCGGATGATGATATCATGCCGCAAACTAAAGAGGCGATCAGCCACGCTCAAGCGGCTAATGTGCCAATTATTTTTGCAATCAATAAGGTAGATAAACCAAATGCTAATCCTGATAAAATTAAAGAAAGATTAGCAGGTATGAATTTACTTGTTGAAGACTGGGGAGGAAAAATCCAATCTCATGATATTTCTGCAAAAACAGGATTAGGAGTAAAAGAATTACTTGAAAAAGTTTTATTAGAAGCTGAAATCTTGGATTTAAAATCAAATCCAAATAAAGCTGCTCAGGGAACTGTAGTAGAAGCTTTCTTAGATAAAGGAAAAGGATATGTATCAACAATTTTAGTTCAGCACGGAACTTTAAAAATTGGAGATTACATGTTAGCTGGAAAACATCATGGTAAAGTTAAAGCGATGCATGATGAAAGAGGGCATACTGTTTTACAAGCAGGACCTTCGACGCCGGTATCTGTTTTAGGTTTAGATGGAGCTGCAACGGCGGGTGATAAGTTCAATGTATTTGAAGATGAAAAAGAAGCAAAACAAATTGCATCTAAACGTTCTCAATTAATGCGTGAACAATCTGTACGTACACAAAGACATATTACACTTGATGAAATTGGTCGTCGTATTGCACTTGGTCAGTTTAAAGAATTAAATGTTATCCTTAAAGGAGACGTTGATGGATCTGTTGAAGCATTATCAGATTCGTTCTCTAAACTTTCTACTGAAGAAGTTCAAATTAATATTATTCATAAAGGTGTTGGTGCAATTACAGAAACTGACGTTAACTTAGCGTCTGCATCTGATGCAATCATTATCGGATTTAACGTTCGTCCTGCTGGAAATGCTAGACAGCTTGCTGATAAAGAAGAAATCGATATCCGTTACTATTCTATTATTTACGCTGCTATCGATGACTTAAAAGATGCAATGGAAGGAATGCTAGCTCCTGAAATGAAAGAAGAAATTTTAGGAACTGCAGAAATTCGTGAGATTTTCAAAATTTCTAAAGTGGGTTCAATTGCAGGTTGTATGGTAACTGATGGTAAAATCTTAAGAACGTCTAAAATTAGAGTTATTAGAGAAGGGGTTGTAGTTCACACAGGTGATTTAGTAGCTTTAAAACGATTCAAAGATGATGTTAAAGAGGTATCTAAAGGTTATGACTGTGGTATTCAAATAAAAGGATTTAATGACATTGAAATTAGTGATGTTATTGAAGCTTACCACGAAGTAGCAATTAAAAAGAAATTGAAATAATATTCAGTTGATAAATAATAAAAAAGTCCCAATGTAAATTGGGACTTTTTTTTGGACTTTTAAAAGTGAATTTTAGTGTTTCTAAATAATTAGTTTAGAATTTTAATGTTATTTTTGATCAAACTAAAATGTAATAAATATGAAATTAGGAATATATACAGCTGTTTTGTTTTTGAGTTTTTCGTCTTTTTGCTTTTCACAAGAAGATGTTGAGAAGCCTGCACCTCCTGCCGGAAATGCATTAGTAGGTGATTTTTATGGTGCGGATATTTCTACCGCAACCATTAATAATGCAATTTCAGTTGATAAATTGGAAGATAAATTAAAAGAGAGCAGTAAAATAGAAAATATTGCTGTTAAAGGAGAAGTAACGGGTGTTTGTCCAAAAAAAGGATGCTGGGTTAGTGTAAAAACAGATGGTGGTTCTTCTTTTTTTGTAAAAATGAAAGATTATGCTTTTTTTGTGCCAACTG from Flavobacterium fluviale includes these protein-coding regions:
- a CDS encoding DUF4920 domain-containing protein — protein: MKLGIYTAVLFLSFSSFCFSQEDVEKPAPPAGNALVGDFYGADISTATINNAISVDKLEDKLKESSKIENIAVKGEVTGVCPKKGCWVSVKTDGGSSFFVKMKDYAFFVPTAAKGKNVVLEGSVERKVTSVEELKHYAKDAKKSKAEIDAITMPKEEIRFMASGIKVVN
- the nusA gene encoding transcription termination factor NusA, translated to MENLALIDSFSEFKDNKLIDRVTLMAILEDVFRNALKKKYGSDENFDIIINPDKGDMEIWRRRVIVADEDLDFENEEITLTEARKIEADFEIGEEVSEEVKLIDLGRRAILALRQNLISKIHEHDNTNLYKQFKDIIGDIYTAEVHHVRPRVVILVDDEGNEIVLPKEKQIPSDFFRKGDNVRGIIESVELKGNKPQIIMSRTSEKFLEKLFEQEIPEVFDGLITVKNVVRIPGEKAKVAVDSYDDRIDPVGACVGMKGSRIHGIVRELGNENIDVINYTNNIQLFITRALSPAKVSSIKIDEETKRAEVFLKLEEVSKAIGRGGHNIKLAGQLTGYELDVIREGDVAGTVADEDDVELTEFSDEIEEWVIEEFAKIGLDTAKSILKHEVEDLVRRTDLEEETILDVMKILKEEFDS
- a CDS encoding universal stress protein, which encodes MKRILVPTDFSEHAEDALKVAAQIAKRNNSEIILLHMLELPHQSNDAIMGGVSIPESMLFMKKANEMLDEAASREYLNEISVTEVVKMDKPIHGITQISKDYDVDLIVMGSHGSSGVEELLIGSNTEKVVRNSEIPVLVIKKNISNFNASNIVFASDFSEEAKKPFEKLLNLSKLFESKLHLVTICTPNSFKPTHISEEAMNEFVSQFNISNYTTQIYNDTNIEKGIINFSNKINADIIGMCTHGRTGFAHFFNGSISEGLVNHAVKPVITLKI
- a CDS encoding glycosyltransferase family 117 protein, which produces MAQFNFNKWNTIIGWFAFAIALITYTLTVEPTMSFWDCGEYIATAAKLEVGHPPGAPLYQMMGAFFAMFAIDAQHVALMVNMMSVFSSAFTILFLFWSSSMILKKIVARFAEIDQNNSIVILGSSFVGALAYTFSDSFWFNAVEAEVYAMASLLIALLFWLGLRWEQDMDKPRGNKWLLIISLVVGLSFGVHFMALLTIPSIGFLYYFKHYEKVTIKNFLIANVVVIGILLFIFKLLLPLTMAFFGKTEVFMVNSMGLPFNSGTIFVALLFIAFFYFGLKFTKQKGLIFYNTIILCILFILIGFSTWMMLPVRANANTVINENKPSDATEVLAYYNREQYGVNPLFYGPQYTEVFSGLDAKTPYLDKKPNYERDYKTGKYIITNNYKNAEQNSDDNQKTILPRMWSTDTPHIQNYINFTNPPKFKINPNYDYEEDLAKYGIDPSQLSEDEYNKATAQLRNEVEKTVSEFRHAYAQKQIDNEGYVKFLRSYKDYLIIEKPTTADNFSFMFEYQFGYMYWRYLMWNFVGRQNDIQGKYDNLDGNWISGIKPLDSVHLGSQDNLPSDVLNNKGRNAYYFLPFILGLIGLMYHANKDLKSFYVLLALFLFTGIALKIYLNERPFEPRERDYALVGSFYVFAIWIGFGVYSLYESIQKYLAPKIAGPVIIAGSLLAAPILMAAQNWDDHDRSGRYTAVSMAKAYLSSCDKDAILFTIGDNDTFPLWYAQEIEHFRTDVKIVNTSLFMTDWYIDQMKAKSYESNALPISFTHDQYVGDKLDYTAYIQKIDTRWNIKDFIDFIKNPKSTVGLQNGQTIHFYPTNKIRVNVDKKTIIQNKVVNPKYYDSIVPYLDIDIKGSALYKNRLMMLDILANNNWKRPIYFSGGAFDDEDYLWLKDYLQLDGMVYKLVPVKNTPSKDGGPLDMGQIDADKTYDIVMKWDWGNSESEKIYHDPETRRNSITYRTNLSRLMNQLIEEGKIDKAKNVINLAITKMPLDKFGYYSLVEPFADGYYRVGEKAKAQDLLNKLVQKYKENLNYYSTLTPSDQTDLAVDIITDIERYRSLLHVMQDNKDTAFYNKHKTTFNTYVNVFERFGREKE
- the rimP gene encoding ribosome assembly cofactor RimP; the protein is MTFKEKVNGLITEALLEKPSIFLIDLAVSDSFKISVGLDGDNGVALQDCIDISRAIENNLDRGEQDFSLEVASVGVGSPLKLVRQYKKNIGRTLIVTTNTEKIEAELIEANDVFIILSWKAREPKKVGKGKETVQKEQQIPYIEIKEAVVTVTF
- the infB gene encoding translation initiation factor IF-2, with product MSEERVIRINKVLRELNISLERAVDYLKDKGIAIDANPNAKISDSEFNILQSQFAGDKGNKEASKEVGEEKRKEKEALRVEREKEIEDKRRQEEERQKQQEIIKARAVVTGPVQVGKIDLNPKKPAITPSEETVKAEEPKPVVAPEQTEKPVQSETVKSEPVVSQPVLETKKAEQPIITEKKEVKAESSKAAQEPIVSTDPATSEETITTQYQKLSGTTLTGQTIDLSQFNKPKKKKEDPKAAQNKPGTPGVGGNNANKNKRKRIAPKPGTPGAPKPATGNNTPGTPNPNKITPNNNGGGFNANRSSRPGFVKGNRPAIVAKVEPTEEEVKNQIRETLEKLQGKGGKSKAAKYRRDKRETHRQKSDDEQRALDEGSKTIKVTEFVTVGEIAIMMDVPITKVIGTCMSLGIMVTMNQRLDAETLTIVADEFGYDVEFITVDIEEAIEVVEDREEDLVTRAPIVTVMGHVDHGKTSLLDYIRKENVIAGESGGITQHIGAYGVTLDNGQKIAFLDTPGHEAFTAMRARGAQVTDIAIIVIAADDDIMPQTKEAISHAQAANVPIIFAINKVDKPNANPDKIKERLAGMNLLVEDWGGKIQSHDISAKTGLGVKELLEKVLLEAEILDLKSNPNKAAQGTVVEAFLDKGKGYVSTILVQHGTLKIGDYMLAGKHHGKVKAMHDERGHTVLQAGPSTPVSVLGLDGAATAGDKFNVFEDEKEAKQIASKRSQLMREQSVRTQRHITLDEIGRRIALGQFKELNVILKGDVDGSVEALSDSFSKLSTEEVQINIIHKGVGAITETDVNLASASDAIIIGFNVRPAGNARQLADKEEIDIRYYSIIYAAIDDLKDAMEGMLAPEMKEEILGTAEIREIFKISKVGSIAGCMVTDGKILRTSKIRVIREGVVVHTGDLVALKRFKDDVKEVSKGYDCGIQIKGFNDIEISDVIEAYHEVAIKKKLK